One window of the Salvia miltiorrhiza cultivar Shanhuang (shh) chromosome 6, IMPLAD_Smil_shh, whole genome shotgun sequence genome contains the following:
- the LOC130987754 gene encoding probable aquaporin SIP2-1, translating into MAGGWRLLAADFAMSFMWVWSSVLNKILVHRILGYGAHDLDGQIVRYALSILNMFFFALMVKLTKGGAYNPLSLLSAAFTGDFSNFLFTLGARVPAQVVGAIYGVRLILDTFPGIGRGPVLNVSIAKGALTEGLLTFCIVFISIGLARKVKDSFFRKTWISSLSKLTLHTLGADLTGGCMNPASVMGWAFANGEHITKEHLVVYWLAPVQATFAAVWVFGLLARGKNNEEKSVAAKKDATTKLKSAD; encoded by the exons ATGGCGGGAGGGTGGCGGCTGCTAGCTGCGGATTTCGCGATGTCTTTTATGTGGGTGTGGTCGAGCGTCCTAAACAAGATTTTGGTGCACAGAATATTGGGCTATGGAGCTCACGATCTCGACGGCCAAATCGTCAGATACGCTCTCTCCATTCTCAACATGTTCTTCTTCGCTCTCATGGTCAAGCTCACCAAAGGTGGGGCCTACAACCCCCTCTCCCTCCTCTCCGCCGCCTTCACCGGCGATTTCTCCAATTTCCTCTTCACTCTTGGCGCCAGGGTCCCTGCCCAG GTCGTTGGGGCAATTTATGGTGTTAGGCTCATCTTGGATACGTTTCCTGGGATAGGACGAGGGCCAGTCTTGAATGTCAGCATTGCTAAGGGTGCATTGACAGAAGGTCTGCTAACATTTTGCATCGTGTTTATCTCCATCGGGCTAGCTAGAAAGGTCAAGGATAGTTTCTTCAGGAAAACATGGATTTCCAGCTTATCTAAGCTGACTCTTCACACCCTAGGCGCTGACCTAACCGGTGGCTGCATGAATCCAGCCTCT GTGATGGGGTGGGCTTTTGCTAATGGGGAGCATATCACTAAGGAGCATTTGGTCGTTTACTGGCTTGCTCCGGTTCAGGCCACTTTCGCAGCAGTTTGGGTGTTTGGCCTACTGGCTCGGGGTAAAAACAACGAGGAGAAATCCGTGGCTGCTAAGAAGGATGCCACCACAAAACTGAAGTCTGCAGATTAG
- the LOC130987753 gene encoding probable protein S-acyltransferase 4: MEPEKHEPQRLYQVWRGSNRFFFGGRLVFGPDVSSLLLSALLIAAPALAFCVKVVFIIRDRVKEDKPAISWYPVLIVALALTILDVVFLLLTSSRDPGIVPRNTRPPECDDSFEMNTPSMEWVNGRTPHLKLPRTKDVIVNGHAVKVKFCDTCLLYRPPRASHCSICNNCVQRFDHHCPWVGQCIGLRNYRYFYMFVSTSTVLCLLVFVVSLMNIVRADERILKAMSGDVPSVFLTVYCFVAVWFVGGLTAFHFYLISTNQTTYENFRYRYDKKENPYNKGIIKNFQEVFFSRIPPPMLDFRAFVEDEEITTAEPTDDDPAEDITSSKEKIDIEMGNEEKAITLPEILLSIEYGGIHDNLKHKVTERETAAYSDNFVVPVDLQVEESAATSRVEVGAEAEEERDDMKSQQTTTASD; encoded by the exons ATGGAACCGGAGAAACACGAGCCGCAGAGGCTTTATCAAGTTTGGAGAGGAAGCAAT AGGTTCTTCTTTGGAGGGAGATTGGTTTTTGGCCCGGATGTATCTTCTTTGCTTTTGTCGGCTTTGTTGATCGCTGCCCCTGCGCTTGCATTTTGTGTAAAGGTCGTATTTATCATCAGAGATCGCGTTAAAGAAGACAAACCTGCCATATCTTGGTATCCTGTGCTTATAGTAGCTCTTGCACTCACCATTTTG GATGTAGTCTTCCTTCTGCTCACATCCAGCAGAGATCCCGGGATTGTGCCAAGGAACACGAGGCCACCCGAATGTGATGATTCATTCGAGATGAACACCCCTTCAATGGAGTGGGTGAATGGCAGAACACCTCACCTCAAACTTCCCCGAACAAAGGATGTCATTGTCAATGGACACGCGGTGAAGGTGAAGTTCTGCGACACGTGCCTGCTGTATCGCCCCCCTCGTGCATCACATTGCTCCATCTGCAACAACTGTGTCCAGAGGTTCGATCACCACTGCCCCTGGGTTGGACAATGCATCGGCTTA CGAAACTACAGGTACTTCTACATGTTCGTCTCAACATCAACCGTGCTATGCTTGCTCGTGTTTGTGGTGTCATTGATGAACATTGTCCGAGCAGATGAACGTATCTTGAAAGCAATGTCGGGTGATGTTCCGTCAGTGTTTCTGACAGTCTACTGCTTCGTCGCTGTCTGGTTTGTAGGTGGCCTCACAGCTTTCCACTTCTACCTCATCAGCACAAACCAG ACGACGTATGAGAACTTCAGGTATCGTTATGACAAGAAGGAGAATCCATACAACAAAGGGATTATCAAAAATTTCCAAGAAGTGTTCTTCTCCAGAATTCCACCTCCAATGCTTGATTTTCGAGCATTTGTGGAAGACGAAGAGATCACGACTGCAGAACCCACAGACGACGATCCTGCTGAAGATATCACGAGCTCAAAGGAGAAAATCGACATTGAAATGGGAAATGAGGAAAAGGCCATAACACTTCCTGAGATTCTGCTAAGCATAGAATATGGTGGCATTCATGACAACCTTAAACACAAGGTAACTGAGAGAGAAACAGCCGCCTATTCAGACAACTTCGTCGTTCCTGTTGATCTACAAGTCGAGGAATCCGCGGCTACTTCCAGAGTTGAAGTTGGGGCCGAGGCAGAGGAGGAACGCGATGACATGAAATCTCAACAGACCACCACAGCATCGGACTGA
- the LOC130987755 gene encoding probable protein S-acyltransferase 1 — MGNQDFVAAPPKWMDPPTVTKKRLYQVWKGRNNFLCGGRLILGPDTRSALLTTLMIGGPALAFCIKMYLRISTAGDVSWGHAVSIVGLVLTLLDLSFLFMTSMRNPGIIPRNTKPPVLDNVSLDSFPSIEWIAGVNPEVKPPRTKDVVVNGYVVKVKYCDTCLLYRPPRASHCSTCNNCIQRFDHHCPWLNQCIGARNYATFILFITTSTILCVYVFTFSLVNLLKESGWAWRVLSDDMMLVSLIIYSFIAVWFVGGLSVFHYYLIFTNQTTYENFRSIYGKRENPYNLGVMKNLKEILCSKTAPSLVNFREWVSEEEARFAESITKRYGGDINRKGDMELNFYGKDGKPLPQFVQDYDRFEESLKEGRGGKSATDPFFLPFDEDQRNETHDHAHASDDDSSRSSSMAVSPR; from the exons ATGGGAAATCAAGATTTTGTTGCTGCGCCCCCAAAATGGATGGATCCTCCAACCGTGACGAAGAAGAGGCTCTATCAAGTTTGGAAGGGTAGAAAT AATTTTTTGTGTGGTGGGAGATTGATCTTAGGCCCCGATACGCGGTCAGCCCTGCTAACTACCTTGATGATAGGGGGACCTGCATTGGCATTCTGTATCAAGATGTATCTGAGGATTTCGACAGCAGGAGACGTGTCTTGGGGTCATGCTGTCTCGATTGTGGGACTTGTCCTAACACTTTTG GATTTGAGCTTCCTCTTCATGACATCTATGAGGAATCCCGGGATAATTCCCAGGAACACGAAGCCGCCTGTCTTAGATAACGTGTCATTAGACTCCTTCCCGTCCATAGAGTGGATCGCTGGTGTGAATCCGGAGGTGAAACCGCCAAGAACAAAGGATGTCGTTGTCAATGGCTACGTGGTTAAGGTCAAGTACTGCGACACTTGTTTGCTGTACCGTCCACCACGTGCTTCACATTGCTCGACTTGCAACAACTGCATCCAGAGGTTCGACCACCACTGCCCCTGGCTCAACCAGTGCATTGGAGCT AGGAACTACGCCACGTTCATCTTGTTCATAACAACCTCAACAATCTTGTGTGTGTATGTCTTCACATTCTCATTGGTGAACCTCCTCAAAGAATCCGGGTGGGCGTGGAGGGTGCTGTCGGACGACATGATGTTGGTTTCCCTCATCATCTACAGCTTCATCGCAGTCTGGTTCGTTGGAGGGCTCAGCGTCTTCCATTACTATCTCATCTTCACCAATCAG ACAACATATGAGAATTTCAGAAGCATATATGGCAAGAGGGAGAATCCATACAACCTAGGAGTGATGAAGAATCTCAAGGAGATCCTCTGCTCCAAGACGGCCCCGTCTCTTGTGAACTTCCGCGAATGGGTGAGCGAAGAAGAAGCTAGGTTTGCAGAATCCATAACCAAGAGATACGGTGGCGACATCAACAGAAAGGGAGACATGGAGCTCAACTTTTATGGCAAGGATGGGAAACCACTCCCACAATTTGTGCAGGACTATGACAGATTTGAGGAAAGTTTGAAGGAGGGCAGAGGAGGTAAATCAGCCACTGATCCTTTCTTCCTTCCCTTCGACGAGGATCAAAGAAACGAGACCCATGATCACGCTCACGCCTCTGATGATGACAGCTCGCGAAGTTCATCAATGGCCGTATCTCCAAGATGA